The following proteins come from a genomic window of Anaerobutyricum hallii:
- a CDS encoding NUDIX hydrolase: MIKATSCGGVVIFRGKILLLYKNYKNRYDGWVLPKGTVEAGEEYKETALREVHEETGVKASAIKYVGKSQYTFNTAHDVVVKQVHWYLMMADSYYSKPQKEEYFEDSGYYKYHEAYHLLRFPNERQILEDAYQQYIELKKAGLWGNKKYF, encoded by the coding sequence ATGATTAAGGCGACAAGCTGCGGTGGTGTTGTAATATTTCGGGGAAAGATACTTCTGTTATATAAGAATTATAAGAACAGATATGACGGATGGGTTCTTCCAAAAGGAACAGTGGAGGCAGGAGAAGAATATAAAGAAACTGCCTTAAGAGAGGTTCATGAAGAGACAGGAGTAAAGGCTTCTGCAATAAAGTATGTAGGAAAGAGCCAGTATACTTTTAATACGGCACATGATGTTGTTGTAAAACAGGTGCATTGGTATTTGATGATGGCTGACAGCTATTACTCCAAGCCTCAAAAAGAAGAATATTTTGAAGATTCCGGCTACTATAAGTACCATGAAGCGTATCATTTGCTTCGATTTCCTAACGAACGGCAGATATTAGAAGATGCTTACCAGCAGTATATTGAATTAAAGAAAGCAGGACTGTGGGGGAACAAAAAGTATTTTTAA
- a CDS encoding LytR/AlgR family response regulator transcription factor: MISIAICDDNEITTQEIAKKVEQCCPIETEFSIFHHPKDLLDSIHAKEKAYDIILMDTEFESASGIEAVKQINAWHPDSQIIYITNHVTYFSSVYETSHIFYILKKDIDKYLQAALKKAIRHLKKINQLYLIIHTKQNDIRLPQSKILYLERIMRTTNIYTADGVYQTPERLDSISERLCPWFCLSHRSYLINGRHIINLDRHHAILSNEISIPVSRTCYENVKKTFAGCVWSEEFYTT; this comes from the coding sequence ATGATTTCAATTGCAATTTGTGACGATAATGAAATTACTACTCAGGAAATTGCCAAAAAGGTGGAACAATGCTGTCCTATCGAAACTGAATTTTCTATTTTTCATCATCCTAAGGATCTCCTAGATTCTATACATGCCAAAGAGAAAGCTTATGATATTATTTTAATGGACACCGAATTTGAGTCCGCTTCGGGTATTGAGGCTGTAAAACAGATTAATGCCTGGCATCCGGATTCCCAAATTATATATATTACGAATCATGTTACTTATTTTTCTTCTGTTTATGAAACCTCTCACATCTTTTATATTTTAAAAAAAGATATAGATAAATATCTTCAAGCTGCATTGAAAAAGGCAATCCGTCATCTAAAAAAGATAAATCAACTTTATTTAATCATCCATACAAAACAGAATGATATTCGTCTTCCACAAAGCAAGATATTATATTTGGAACGAATCATGCGCACAACAAATATTTATACAGCAGATGGAGTCTATCAAACGCCGGAAAGATTAGATTCTATCAGTGAGCGCCTTTGTCCATGGTTTTGTCTCTCCCACCGCAGTTATCTTATAAATGGACGGCATATTATAAATTTAGACCGGCATCACGCAATCTTATCAAATGAAATTTCCATCCCTGTGAGCAGAACCTGCTATGAAAATGTAAAGAAAACCTTTGCCGGATGTGTCTGGTCAGAAGAATTTTACACTACATAA